GCTAGCCAGGTACGGGGGACGATTTTCATGGGGTTAATGTGCGTTGCACACGGGCAACTCCTGCCCGCACCCGTCAACTAACCTCGGAGGCGTAGGAGGCTATCATAGTGAGAGCAAAAGCAGTCGTTTCAGGTTTGGCAGCCATGGCAACTTTATTGCCACTCGGCCTATCTTCGGTGGCCATGGCAAGTACGAATTCCGCATCGACCGTCAGTATCAAACACAATGCGTATTTGATTACGGCGCCAAAGAGCGGATCGACCAAAATTGCACTGGAGACCACTGGAACGAAGCTGACGGTTTTATCAGGTGGCAACAGCTATTGGTATCACGTCGAAGACGCCAAAGGGCGAGATGGCTACATTACGACGAACACGTACTATACCACGGAAACGTCATCGTCAACGGCGACGACCAGTTCGTCTGCGGCAGCGTCTAGTAGTTCAACCGTAGCGTCAACCGCGACAAAGCCGTCGACCTCGAGTACGAGTACGGCCTCGTCAACGACAGGGAAACAGGTCGTGGAAGTGCTTCACAACGCGTACCTCGTTTCTGCGGCAAAGTCCGGTTCTAGTCGAATTGAGCTGGAGCAGACGGGCACTCAATTGACGATTCTCTCCGGTAGCACGCAGTATTGGTGGCACGTCGAGGCGCCGTCCGGCAAATCGGGGTATATCACGGCGAACAGTTATTACACCACGACGACGAATCCCTTAAATGTGCAACTGCCGCCAGGGGTGACATTAGATCCAGCCATTACGCCGATTGCATCGGTGGATGCCTCAGCGGATGCGAAGTTCCAAGCGATTCTGAAGGTTGCGGAAAGTAAACTAGGGACGCCGTACGAGTTAGATCACAACGAAGACCGCGGTCAAACCGGCTTTGACTGCTCGAACTTCACCGCGTACGTCTATCATCACGCGCTCGGGTATATCATTTCGACGTCGTCGAAGACGCAGTATACATCCGTTGGGACGAAAGTGGCCATTGCCGATATGCAACCGGGCGACCTTCTGACATTTGACGATGGTGGGCACTCGGGTATCTATATTGGGAACAACCAGATGATTCAGTGTGGCGGAGGACTCGGAAAAGTGGGGTATTTGAGTGTTGCGCCGGGATCGTATTGGTACCAGCACCTCTCGGCAGTGAAGCGGATGTATTAATCTCGCGGTCCACGGTTGTACATATGGACTTTGGACATCGGATAGGACGGGTAGGCGCATCGGCGTCTGCCCGTTTTGTCGTTTTATGGCGAATTTTTGCGGTTTGTCCGCATGTCGGTTTCGCATACACATCCTCCGAGACGATACCTTTGGGGGGATGGCGAGTGGGACGACGCAATCCGAACCAGCTTACCGTAAAACCGGTTTACAGGGGCGATGGCAGCACGTTGGAATCGCGTCTTCTGGCGGTGGCTGACGTCGTGGTGTCCATTCTGGCCAAAGCCACAGCCAAAGACGCGACACCGAAGGACGCTCAGTGCGCGGCCGCGGCAGGGGACGATGAAGCGCCGGCAGAGCCCGTGCGTTGGCCGGGAGGACAATTATGATTACGTGGGCGATTCAGCGGGACGCAGAAAGCCATCCTCTGCCGTCCAAGGCGGAGCTCACAGAAATGATGGAAACCGTGAAGGCTGTGATCTATGCGCGTGTATCCACACAGGATCAAGCCCGGCACGGGTATTCTCTCACATCACAGGTCGAGCGCTCGTTAGCGCTTCTGCAGTCGAAGTACGGCATCGTCGAAGACCAGGTCATCGCGGT
Above is a genomic segment from Alicyclobacillus acidoterrestris containing:
- a CDS encoding C40 family peptidase → MRAKAVVSGLAAMATLLPLGLSSVAMASTNSASTVSIKHNAYLITAPKSGSTKIALETTGTKLTVLSGGNSYWYHVEDAKGRDGYITTNTYYTTETSSSTATTSSSAAASSSSTVASTATKPSTSSTSTASSTTGKQVVEVLHNAYLVSAAKSGSSRIELEQTGTQLTILSGSTQYWWHVEAPSGKSGYITANSYYTTTTNPLNVQLPPGVTLDPAITPIASVDASADAKFQAILKVAESKLGTPYELDHNEDRGQTGFDCSNFTAYVYHHALGYIISTSSKTQYTSVGTKVAIADMQPGDLLTFDDGGHSGIYIGNNQMIQCGGGLGKVGYLSVAPGSYWYQHLSAVKRMY